The following proteins come from a genomic window of Brevibacillus antibioticus:
- the eutL gene encoding ethanolamine utilization microcompartment protein EutL yields MEKPIRATPLAIRLIPNVDPQFAEKLNLPSHIRSLGLLTSTIDDVGYTAIDEATKKAAVEVVYAKSFYAGSGHASGPLSGEFIGMIGGATPSEVQSGLDAAVAFMESGACFYSLNDEGTHAYYAHVVSRTGSYLSQTAGIREGEPLAYLIAPPLEAMYGIDAALKAADVQMVQFFGPPTETNFGGALLTGSQSACTAAADAFAEAVRSVAQQPVKR; encoded by the coding sequence ATGGAAAAACCAATTCGAGCGACGCCGCTTGCGATCCGACTGATTCCCAATGTCGATCCACAATTTGCGGAGAAGCTGAACCTGCCTTCTCATATCCGAAGTCTGGGGCTATTGACCTCCACGATTGACGATGTGGGGTATACGGCCATTGATGAAGCGACCAAAAAGGCAGCGGTAGAAGTTGTGTATGCCAAGTCGTTTTATGCAGGCTCAGGTCATGCGTCTGGACCGTTGTCCGGCGAGTTCATCGGGATGATCGGAGGCGCGACGCCATCGGAGGTGCAGAGCGGACTGGATGCAGCCGTTGCATTTATGGAGAGCGGAGCATGCTTTTACTCTTTGAATGATGAAGGGACGCATGCGTATTACGCCCATGTTGTGTCGCGGACGGGCAGCTACTTGTCTCAAACCGCCGGAATCCGCGAAGGTGAGCCACTCGCTTACTTGATCGCTCCGCCGCTGGAGGCCATGTATGGTATTGATGCCGCCCTCAAGGCTGCAGATGTACAAATGGTTCAATTTTTTGGTCCACCGACAGAAACGAACTTTGGGGGAGCACTACTCACTGGCAGCCAATCGGCATGCACGGCAGCCGCTGATGCTTTTGCCGAGGCCGTAAGAAGTGTCGCCCAACAGCCTGTCAAACGATAA
- a CDS encoding response regulator transcription factor, which translates to MKRILLIEDEMPIARLVQVYLERAGYEVKWNEGNHEAIPTFFSWKPDLVLLDLMLPDHDGLDILDQIRQYGSCPVIIITARGTVPDKLQGLAQGADDYIAKPFDPEEVLARVQAVLRRSSYLSEADTIRLGTLSIDVSAQNALIGKTPLSLMPRDWQLLVFLARHPNQCFSRDQLLDQVWGMDFEGGDRSVDTAVKRLRKSLLPWPTSEGEISTIRGMGYSLRVY; encoded by the coding sequence GTGAAACGAATTCTACTCATCGAGGATGAAATGCCGATTGCCCGACTTGTCCAGGTCTATCTGGAACGGGCGGGCTATGAGGTAAAATGGAATGAGGGTAATCACGAGGCAATCCCGACTTTTTTCTCCTGGAAACCAGACCTTGTCCTGCTTGACCTGATGCTGCCCGATCACGACGGCTTGGATATACTCGATCAGATTCGCCAATACGGCAGTTGCCCGGTCATTATTATCACGGCTCGCGGTACCGTGCCGGACAAGCTCCAAGGGCTGGCACAAGGTGCAGATGATTACATCGCCAAGCCATTTGATCCAGAAGAAGTGCTTGCCCGTGTTCAAGCTGTGCTCCGTCGTTCCTCTTATCTCTCAGAAGCGGATACAATCAGGCTCGGCACGCTTTCGATAGATGTTTCGGCCCAAAATGCGTTGATCGGGAAAACTCCGCTTTCCTTAATGCCACGGGATTGGCAGCTGCTCGTTTTCCTGGCGCGACATCCCAACCAATGCTTCAGCCGCGATCAATTACTGGATCAAGTGTGGGGAATGGACTTTGAAGGAGGGGATCGTTCTGTGGATACCGCTGTGAAACGTTTGCGCAAAAGCTTGTTGCCTTGGCCGACTTCCGAAGGGGAGATCAGCACGATCAGAGGAATGGGGTACAGCCTGCGTGTTTACTAA
- a CDS encoding BMC domain-containing protein: protein MRATTYSLGMIETLGLPALIAAADAAAKAADVKVVSYEGADAGIVTVYVIGDVSSVQAAVDAGADAARRVGRLLHSHVIPRPDENVPRMLKNLLKPEVKEEVKAEPAKAPVSELQDQSISDLRKMARSYADFPLTTNEINMAKKEDLIRLLEEKQGGGDKA, encoded by the coding sequence ATGCGCGCTACAACATATTCACTCGGCATGATCGAGACGTTGGGCTTGCCTGCTCTCATCGCTGCCGCAGACGCTGCTGCCAAAGCGGCGGACGTCAAAGTCGTCTCATATGAAGGAGCGGACGCAGGGATCGTTACCGTGTATGTAATCGGAGATGTCTCCTCCGTACAGGCAGCAGTAGATGCTGGCGCTGACGCTGCGAGACGTGTCGGAAGATTGCTGCACTCACACGTAATTCCACGTCCTGATGAAAATGTTCCAAGAATGCTTAAAAACCTGCTAAAACCAGAGGTAAAAGAAGAGGTTAAGGCAGAGCCGGCTAAAGCGCCAGTGTCCGAATTGCAAGATCAGTCCATCAGTGACCTGCGCAAAATGGCGCGTTCGTATGCGGACTTCCCGCTGACAACGAACGAAATCAACATGGCGAAGAAAGAAGATCTCATTCG
- a CDS encoding LysR family transcriptional regulator, whose amino-acid sequence MDQHLLVFVTVADRQNFSRAAEELHMTQPAVSQYIHALERTIGTKLLERSNKYVRLNKAGEIVYHHAREILGLYTRMQSLVDDLMNTPSGHLTIGASYTYGEYVLPHVIARLRQYYPMITPTITIHNSTVIAELVAKRQLDVGIVEGEYVDEKMCVEPFADDRMYVIASPAHRLAGQTEVSIDELTKETWIVREEGSGTREAAEKMFHQMQFTPHKRMEFGSTQVIKESVEAGLGISLLSYWAIRKERKLGTLCTLKVTGTPVTRDFSLLTKSDEFHTKALDIFMELIRTHVPEGAHT is encoded by the coding sequence TTGGATCAGCATTTGCTTGTGTTCGTGACCGTTGCAGACAGACAGAACTTTTCCCGAGCTGCAGAAGAGCTCCATATGACGCAGCCTGCCGTTAGTCAGTATATTCATGCCCTCGAGCGCACGATAGGGACAAAGCTCCTGGAGCGAAGCAACAAATATGTTCGCTTGAATAAAGCGGGGGAGATTGTCTATCATCACGCTCGGGAAATCTTGGGCTTGTACACGCGGATGCAGAGTCTCGTGGATGATTTGATGAACACACCGAGCGGGCATTTGACTATTGGCGCCAGCTACACATATGGAGAGTATGTGCTGCCTCACGTCATTGCGCGTCTTCGTCAGTATTACCCAATGATTACCCCCACGATTACAATTCACAATTCCACAGTCATTGCGGAGCTGGTGGCGAAGCGACAACTCGACGTCGGGATTGTTGAGGGGGAGTATGTGGACGAAAAAATGTGTGTGGAGCCGTTTGCTGATGATCGTATGTATGTGATTGCTTCTCCAGCGCATCGATTGGCCGGGCAGACTGAGGTCAGTATTGACGAGCTGACGAAGGAAACATGGATTGTGCGGGAAGAAGGGTCGGGCACGAGGGAAGCGGCTGAAAAAATGTTTCACCAGATGCAATTCACACCGCACAAGCGAATGGAGTTCGGCAGCACACAGGTGATCAAGGAGTCAGTGGAGGCTGGCTTGGGAATTAGCCTGCTGTCTTATTGGGCCATCCGCAAAGAACGCAAGCTCGGCACGCTCTGTACATTGAAGGTGACGGGGACACCGGTTACCCGTGATTTTTCGCTCCTCACGAAATCCGACGAGTTCCATACCAAAGCATTGGACATCTTCATGGAGCTCATCCGCACGCATGTGCCGGAGGGGGCCCATACGTAA
- a CDS encoding HAMP domain-containing sensor histidine kinase, which yields MFTKRSTSTRTAVPLLRYWTWRYALILSVILFGIGFFGIFWINKAATEQQFQVLEARTELLADSYTKVLLAKDTSTSSVKIEDLARTTVGISSQTVTAVTGPASPAIPDTATPAANTAMIAFRVMPTVPIDHVVQIYDDAGKTFKKDMLNQTTIATVAQLPTPAQPVDKTKEIREVVATKGATWLRVGVPYYEHNAVAGTYYVSTPLNNDLVHTYITIMVSIGIITLCGWAIVYVLSRSLTQPLRELAMAAEQISTGNYAPSLPDTTKIKEAEISQLVHSFDEMTNRLGQLERMRTDLLAGVSHELRTPVTSIRGMIQAVKDGVVKGADADEFMQISMDEAKRLQTMVNDLLDFSSMEAGEVFLEKQSVQINSTLDQIVAQVQALPSFTDVSVTVNSTGPEIVWICDESHVKQILLNLLGNSAAANATQIKIDVHNQSDFLSIDVTDNGKGIPEPEVPFIFERYYRGDSKRKKKQGLGLGLTISRLLAKAHGGNVELIRTSPEGTTFRLTLK from the coding sequence GTGTTTACTAAACGATCTACTTCTACTAGAACTGCTGTGCCGCTCTTGCGTTACTGGACATGGCGCTATGCCTTGATATTATCGGTCATTCTTTTTGGTATCGGCTTTTTTGGCATCTTTTGGATTAACAAAGCAGCTACAGAACAACAGTTTCAAGTATTGGAAGCAAGAACAGAGTTGCTCGCTGATTCGTATACCAAGGTGTTGCTTGCCAAGGACACCTCGACTTCTTCTGTAAAGATAGAGGATTTGGCACGAACAACTGTTGGTATCTCCAGTCAGACTGTCACTGCTGTGACTGGCCCTGCGTCTCCGGCTATTCCTGACACCGCAACACCCGCAGCCAATACCGCCATGATCGCATTTCGAGTCATGCCGACTGTCCCAATCGATCACGTGGTACAGATTTACGATGATGCGGGCAAGACGTTCAAGAAGGATATGCTGAATCAGACGACGATCGCTACCGTTGCGCAGTTACCTACTCCTGCCCAGCCTGTGGACAAAACAAAGGAAATACGGGAGGTCGTTGCCACAAAGGGAGCTACCTGGCTGCGTGTAGGTGTCCCTTACTATGAACACAATGCAGTCGCAGGCACTTATTACGTCAGTACCCCCCTTAACAATGATTTGGTCCACACCTATATCACGATCATGGTTTCCATCGGAATCATCACCTTGTGCGGTTGGGCCATCGTCTATGTTTTGTCTCGGTCCCTGACGCAGCCACTCCGGGAGTTGGCAATGGCAGCCGAGCAAATATCTACCGGAAACTATGCGCCCTCACTGCCCGATACCACCAAAATAAAAGAGGCAGAAATTAGCCAACTGGTCCATTCCTTTGACGAAATGACCAACCGCCTTGGACAGTTGGAGCGGATGCGTACCGACCTTTTGGCTGGTGTTTCCCATGAGCTGCGTACCCCTGTCACCTCGATCCGCGGGATGATTCAAGCGGTGAAAGACGGCGTTGTGAAGGGTGCAGATGCGGATGAATTCATGCAAATCAGCATGGATGAAGCCAAACGACTCCAGACAATGGTCAATGACCTGCTCGATTTTTCGTCGATGGAAGCAGGGGAGGTTTTCCTCGAGAAGCAATCCGTTCAGATCAACAGTACGTTGGATCAAATAGTCGCACAGGTACAAGCCTTGCCCTCATTTACAGACGTATCTGTGACAGTTAACTCGACTGGACCTGAAATCGTATGGATATGCGATGAATCACATGTCAAACAAATTTTGCTCAATTTATTAGGGAACAGTGCTGCCGCAAATGCAACGCAAATCAAGATCGACGTCCACAACCAAAGCGACTTCCTCTCTATCGATGTAACCGACAACGGAAAAGGAATTCCTGAGCCAGAGGTTCCTTTCATTTTCGAACGGTACTATCGCGGAGATAGCAAACGCAAAAAGAAGCAAGGCCTAGGGCTGGGCCTGACGATCTCCCGCCTATTGGCAAAGGCACACGGCGGAAATGTCGAATTGATTCGGACTTCTCCCGAAGGAACAACCTTTCGTCTTACACTCAAATGA
- a CDS encoding YeiH family protein, whose protein sequence is MATQIKNSVPLNESNESNASVQPAKNNKSTPASFSLWIAGIAFTFFIALTGYGLAKIPGFQQVGPLACSILIAVAYRHFRGYPGALRSGIQFSAKRLLRLAIILYGLKLNIDVVLNQGLGLLIYDAGVIIFAIAVTMLIAKWLKADTSLSLMLGVGTGVCGAAAIAAVSPIIAAKDEDTAIGVGMIALVGTLFAISYTILRPFLPLSPVEYGMWSGISLHEIAHVALAAAPAGQDGLAIALLAKLGRVLLLVPLCFILMVWMKRSGKLQSGTKIEFPWFLIGFLAMSVFGSYVLGTYIPVSEAFHSGVANITTFVLTMAMVGLGLNVDLRALRTKAARPLIAMSITSILLSVLSLAFV, encoded by the coding sequence ATGGCAACTCAGATAAAAAACAGCGTGCCATTGAATGAAAGCAATGAAAGCAATGCCAGCGTACAGCCCGCAAAAAACAACAAAAGCACCCCCGCATCCTTCTCGCTGTGGATAGCTGGAATCGCTTTTACTTTTTTCATCGCCCTGACAGGCTACGGCTTAGCAAAAATACCTGGCTTTCAACAAGTTGGCCCCCTCGCCTGTTCGATCCTGATCGCGGTCGCATACCGGCATTTTCGTGGATATCCAGGAGCATTGCGATCAGGGATTCAATTTTCCGCCAAACGTTTACTGCGTCTGGCTATTATTTTGTACGGGCTGAAGCTCAATATCGACGTCGTCTTGAATCAAGGCCTCGGGCTTCTCATCTATGACGCTGGTGTCATTATTTTTGCCATCGCGGTTACAATGCTGATAGCCAAGTGGCTGAAAGCAGACACTTCCCTCTCCCTCATGCTCGGAGTCGGTACAGGTGTCTGTGGAGCAGCGGCAATTGCAGCCGTCTCCCCTATCATTGCTGCCAAGGATGAAGATACCGCTATCGGGGTAGGAATGATCGCACTCGTCGGAACCTTATTTGCCATATCCTACACGATCCTGCGTCCATTCCTTCCCTTGTCCCCGGTCGAATACGGCATGTGGTCAGGAATTAGTCTGCATGAAATTGCTCATGTCGCGTTGGCTGCTGCTCCGGCGGGTCAAGATGGGCTAGCGATTGCGCTGCTGGCAAAATTGGGGCGTGTGCTTCTGTTGGTCCCACTCTGTTTTATCCTGATGGTTTGGATGAAACGTTCCGGGAAATTACAAAGCGGCACCAAGATCGAATTCCCTTGGTTCCTCATCGGCTTCCTCGCCATGAGTGTTTTTGGAAGCTATGTTCTCGGCACATACATCCCTGTCTCAGAAGCGTTCCATAGTGGTGTCGCCAATATCACAACCTTTGTGCTCACCATGGCGATGGTCGGACTTGGCCTCAATGTCGATCTGCGTGCACTTCGAACAAAAGCGGCGCGCCCACTGATTGCGATGAGTATTACCTCGATTCTTTTGTCGGTGCTCTCCCTTGCCTTCGTATAA